In the Octadecabacter sp. SW4 genome, one interval contains:
- the acsA gene encoding acetate--CoA ligase, which yields MTNWAESNDLDPWAEARAMLDMPSGMLNIAHEAADRHVMHGHGDEIAMLWLGKGRDRQELSYADMARQSSRFANVLAAHGLSSGDSVFALVGRIPELYIAALGTLKAGMVFTPLFSAFGPEPIRTRMEIGAAKVLITTPELYKRKVAAWRDEIATLKLVLVTGENAAEGCVALGPAMAAASPDFDTVPTRPEDPALIHFTSGTTGRPKGAVHVHAAVLYHAFSGRHALDLTPGTTYWCTADPGWVTGTSYGIIAPLVQRVKMIVDEAEFDLDRWYATIEREKIEVWYSAPTAIRMMMRSGADVAKPYDFSSLRFLASVGEPLNPEAVVWSEKVFGQPFHDNWWQTETGGIMIANLPGMTVKPGSMGKPMPGIEAGIVERGNGSLKELGTGEVGELALRPGWPSMMRAYLNEQARYDKCFVGGWYLSGDLAMRDEDGYFWFVGRADDLIKTSGHLVGPFEVESTLIEHPAVAEAGVIGLPDQTAGEIVKAYVTLNPGFTAGEALERELRGHARKRLGPAVSPRAVVFRETLPKTRSGKIMRRLLKARELGLPEGDISTLETDET from the coding sequence ATGACCAACTGGGCAGAAAGCAATGATCTGGACCCGTGGGCCGAGGCCCGCGCGATGCTCGACATGCCCAGCGGTATGCTCAACATCGCCCATGAGGCGGCGGACCGGCATGTAATGCACGGACACGGGGATGAGATTGCCATGCTCTGGCTCGGCAAAGGCCGAGATCGGCAAGAGCTGAGCTATGCCGACATGGCCCGTCAATCCTCGCGTTTTGCAAACGTCCTTGCCGCGCACGGGCTGTCGTCTGGCGACAGCGTTTTCGCGTTGGTGGGTCGCATCCCCGAGCTCTACATAGCCGCGCTTGGCACGTTGAAGGCGGGCATGGTTTTCACACCGCTCTTCTCTGCCTTCGGACCGGAACCCATCCGCACCCGGATGGAGATCGGCGCCGCGAAGGTGCTGATTACAACGCCCGAACTTTACAAACGCAAGGTCGCGGCTTGGCGCGACGAGATCGCGACGCTGAAGCTGGTCCTTGTGACCGGCGAGAATGCGGCCGAGGGCTGCGTCGCTCTCGGCCCCGCGATGGCCGCTGCATCGCCCGATTTCGACACCGTCCCCACCCGGCCCGAGGATCCGGCACTGATCCATTTCACGTCCGGCACGACGGGGCGGCCAAAAGGTGCTGTCCATGTCCACGCGGCGGTGCTTTACCACGCATTCTCGGGGCGGCACGCGCTGGATTTGACGCCCGGAACGACCTATTGGTGCACGGCCGATCCCGGCTGGGTCACCGGCACGTCCTACGGGATCATCGCCCCGCTCGTTCAACGGGTGAAGATGATCGTGGACGAGGCAGAGTTCGACCTGGATCGCTGGTATGCCACGATCGAGCGGGAAAAAATCGAAGTCTGGTATTCCGCGCCAACCGCGATCCGAATGATGATGCGCTCGGGCGCGGACGTGGCAAAGCCATACGACTTTTCCTCGCTCAGGTTCCTTGCCAGTGTTGGAGAGCCGCTGAACCCCGAAGCGGTCGTCTGGTCGGAAAAAGTGTTCGGCCAGCCGTTTCACGACAATTGGTGGCAAACCGAGACCGGCGGGATCATGATCGCCAACCTGCCCGGTATGACGGTCAAGCCCGGCTCGATGGGCAAGCCCATGCCGGGGATCGAGGCCGGTATCGTGGAACGCGGGAACGGTTCGCTAAAGGAACTGGGCACCGGCGAAGTCGGCGAACTGGCGCTCCGACCTGGCTGGCCGTCAATGATGCGGGCCTACCTGAACGAGCAGGCGCGCTACGACAAGTGCTTCGTGGGCGGATGGTATCTGTCGGGCGACCTCGCCATGCGGGACGAGGATGGGTATTTCTGGTTTGTCGGACGGGCCGACGACCTGATCAAGACCTCGGGCCACCTGGTTGGGCCCTTCGAGGTGGAAAGCACGTTGATCGAGCACCCTGCGGTTGCCGAAGCGGGCGTTATTGGCTTGCCCGACCAAACCGCAGGCGAGATCGTGAAGGCCTATGTCACGCTGAACCCGGGTTTCACGGCTGGCGAGGCGCTGGAGCGCGAATTGCGCGGCCATGCCCGCAAAAGGCTTGGCCCGGCAGTTTCTCCGCGCGCGGTGGTTTTCCGCGAAACCCTGCCCAAGACCCGTTCTGGCAAGATCATGCGACGGCTGCTCAAGGCGCGCGAACTGGGCCTTCCGGAGGGCGACATTTCCACGCTGGAGACCGATGAGACATGA
- a CDS encoding cation-translocating P-type ATPase, giving the protein MKPALCDAPHARSSGKLAQLLAVQPETGLSQAEAMQRLGSYGPNRLRRQKPRSAMAMLFHQFRSVIVWLLAAAAIISLIMGDIAEGGAIIVVLLLNGAIGFATELRAARSMEALFRIAEVRTRVRRDGRVQMIDARDVVPGDVVVLEGGDMVTADLRLSEASSLQADESILTGEAAPVAKSPEPVAEDTILAERTSMVFKGTAITRGAGEAMVTATGMATELGRISQLVEAAQGEASPLEVRLERLGRTLIWLTLILAAGTALAGVLRGQELALMMQTAVALAVAAIPEGLPVVATMSLARGMWRMARRNALIRRLSAVETLGATTLILTDKTGTLTENRMSVVRVVLENGEFEPEAKDPSVELALRTGAACTTAELGLGNQKGTGDPMELALLEAADRVGVSLRDRRLQQHAFDPERRMMATVHAESDHAFYAVKGAPEAVIDACSQVLGRDGPHALTDAAKLEWMRRNARVAGKGLRTLGLAMKTARNARAEPYEGLTLIGLVCLADPLRADVPPAIAACRAAGVRVVMMTGDHVATAARIASDAGIGNDGSAVIEGRDLADLNLSNAGEEMQERLRTTDVFARVAPETKLTLVSFHQRDGQIVAMTGDGVNDAPALKQADIGVAMGLRGTQVAREAADMVLKDDDFATIVEAIRQGRVIFGNIRKFIVYLMSCNLSEVLVVTVAVGSGLPAPLLPLQILYLNLVTDVFPAFALGWGQGDGREMHRAPRDPSDPIIGRAEWLRISGLGAAQTIATLTAFVIALFQMQLTVDQAVTVAFLTLALGQLWNVFNTRAADTRIIANDVTRNPFVWGALALCLVLIGAALWVPGLSTVLNLVSPGKDGLILATSASLIPLLLGQVALAFSVVFRKWFTDRAAAR; this is encoded by the coding sequence GTGAAACCGGCACTCTGCGATGCGCCGCATGCGCGCTCGTCCGGGAAGCTCGCCCAATTGCTGGCTGTGCAGCCCGAAACGGGGCTGTCGCAGGCCGAGGCCATGCAACGGCTCGGATCTTACGGTCCCAATCGCCTGCGCCGCCAGAAGCCAAGAAGCGCGATGGCGATGCTGTTTCACCAGTTTCGGAGCGTGATCGTCTGGTTGCTTGCAGCGGCTGCCATCATCTCGCTGATCATGGGCGACATTGCCGAAGGCGGTGCGATAATCGTTGTGCTCTTGCTCAACGGCGCGATCGGTTTCGCTACCGAGTTGCGCGCTGCCCGTTCCATGGAAGCATTGTTTCGCATCGCCGAGGTTCGCACCCGTGTTCGCCGGGATGGACGCGTCCAGATGATCGATGCCCGCGACGTGGTTCCCGGCGATGTGGTGGTTCTTGAAGGCGGCGACATGGTGACAGCGGACCTGCGTCTGAGCGAGGCGTCTTCCCTTCAGGCCGACGAATCCATTCTGACCGGCGAGGCGGCACCGGTGGCCAAATCCCCGGAGCCCGTTGCCGAAGATACGATCCTCGCGGAACGCACATCGATGGTCTTTAAGGGCACCGCGATAACGCGTGGGGCTGGCGAAGCTATGGTCACCGCGACGGGCATGGCCACCGAACTGGGGCGGATCAGCCAACTGGTCGAAGCGGCGCAGGGGGAGGCCTCGCCTTTGGAGGTTCGTCTGGAACGGCTGGGTCGCACCCTGATCTGGTTGACCTTGATCCTTGCTGCGGGCACTGCCTTGGCGGGCGTCCTGCGCGGACAGGAACTGGCCCTCATGATGCAGACCGCGGTTGCCCTGGCCGTGGCAGCGATCCCGGAAGGATTACCGGTGGTTGCGACCATGTCACTGGCGCGCGGCATGTGGCGAATGGCTCGTCGTAATGCACTTATCCGGCGCCTGTCGGCCGTCGAAACGCTGGGTGCAACGACTTTAATTTTGACGGACAAGACCGGCACGCTCACGGAAAACCGAATGTCCGTCGTCCGCGTCGTGCTGGAGAATGGCGAATTTGAGCCCGAGGCAAAAGATCCTTCTGTGGAACTCGCTTTACGGACCGGTGCGGCCTGCACAACGGCCGAGCTGGGGCTTGGGAACCAGAAGGGCACGGGCGATCCAATGGAACTCGCGCTGCTTGAAGCCGCTGACCGTGTTGGTGTTTCGCTTCGGGACAGGCGGCTTCAACAGCACGCGTTTGATCCCGAGCGCCGCATGATGGCGACCGTTCACGCGGAGTCCGATCACGCCTTCTACGCGGTCAAGGGAGCACCCGAGGCGGTCATCGATGCCTGCAGTCAAGTCCTCGGGCGCGACGGACCGCACGCACTTACCGACGCCGCGAAGTTGGAATGGATGCGCCGCAACGCACGGGTGGCGGGCAAGGGGTTGCGCACGCTTGGACTGGCGATGAAGACCGCGCGCAACGCACGGGCAGAGCCTTACGAGGGGCTGACACTGATTGGGCTGGTCTGTTTGGCTGATCCGCTTCGCGCCGATGTGCCGCCTGCCATCGCGGCGTGCCGCGCGGCCGGGGTCCGCGTTGTAATGATGACCGGCGACCATGTCGCCACCGCAGCGCGGATCGCGTCTGACGCCGGAATCGGAAATGATGGCTCCGCGGTGATTGAAGGGCGTGACCTGGCGGACCTTAATCTGAGCAACGCCGGCGAAGAGATGCAGGAGCGGTTGCGCACGACGGATGTTTTTGCCCGCGTCGCGCCCGAAACGAAACTGACGCTCGTCTCATTCCACCAGCGGGACGGGCAGATCGTCGCGATGACCGGCGATGGCGTCAACGACGCCCCGGCGCTGAAACAGGCGGATATCGGGGTGGCAATGGGGCTGCGCGGCACGCAGGTGGCGCGCGAGGCCGCAGACATGGTCCTTAAGGACGACGATTTCGCCACGATCGTCGAGGCAATTCGGCAGGGCAGGGTTATCTTCGGGAATATTCGCAAGTTCATCGTCTACTTGATGTCATGCAATCTCAGCGAGGTGCTGGTCGTGACGGTGGCGGTGGGCAGTGGGCTGCCCGCGCCGCTCCTGCCGCTGCAAATCCTTTACCTTAACCTTGTCACGGATGTTTTTCCTGCCTTCGCTTTGGGGTGGGGGCAAGGCGATGGGCGCGAGATGCACCGCGCGCCGCGGGACCCGTCTGATCCCATTATCGGTCGAGCCGAGTGGCTACGGATTTCGGGACTGGGCGCGGCGCAAACCATCGCGACGCTGACGGCTTTCGTGATAGCGCTGTTTCAGATGCAGCTTACCGTCGACCAGGCCGTGACTGTCGCTTTCCTTACGCTGGCACTCGGGCAACTCTGGAACGTCTTTAACACCCGTGCCGCCGACACGCGGATCATTGCCAATGACGTGACACGGAACCCGTTTGTCTGGGGTGCGCTGGCGCTCTGTCTGGTCCTGATCGGTGCCGCGCTTTGGGTGCCCGGGCTATCGACAGTGCTGAATCTGGTCTCGCCCGGCAAAGACGGCCTGATATTAGCGACGAGCGCAAGTTTGATCCCGCTATTGCTGGGACAGGTGGCGTTGGCGTTCAGCGTTGTTTTTCGCAAATGGTTCACTGATCGGGCTGCGGCACGATAA
- the dusA gene encoding tRNA dihydrouridine(20/20a) synthase DusA, giving the protein MQINQHARLSIAPMMDWTDRHCRYFHRLMTREALLYTEMVTAPALVRGGAVHLLAHDVSEHPVALQLGGSDAKELAQAARIGADHGYDEINLNVGCPSDRVQSGSFGAVLMERPALVARCCAAMIAAQDVEVTVKCRIGVDDQNPAEVLPQFIETVAAAGVTRFIIHARKAWLQGLSPKENRDIPPLDYDLVLAMKQQFPALHISVNGGIDTLEQARAFLDGGLDGVMIGRAAYHNPAAILLPADRVIFDTGTVRRATDVVHDMLPYIDAHLRGGGRLHQITRHMLGLFAGRPGARHWRRILSEGAHRDGAGPEVVLRALDAVTQAGLAPVAAPRHNSAS; this is encoded by the coding sequence ATGCAAATAAATCAACACGCTAGATTGTCTATTGCCCCCATGATGGATTGGACGGATCGTCATTGCCGGTATTTCCATCGGCTGATGACGCGCGAGGCGCTGCTTTATACCGAGATGGTGACCGCCCCCGCATTGGTGCGTGGCGGGGCGGTGCATTTGTTGGCTCATGACGTGTCGGAACATCCTGTCGCGTTGCAGCTTGGCGGGTCTGACGCAAAGGAGCTGGCGCAGGCGGCGCGGATCGGCGCGGATCACGGATATGATGAGATCAACCTCAATGTCGGTTGCCCCAGCGACCGCGTGCAATCGGGCAGTTTCGGGGCTGTGCTGATGGAACGCCCCGCGCTGGTGGCCCGGTGCTGCGCTGCGATGATCGCCGCGCAAGATGTTGAAGTTACGGTGAAATGCCGCATCGGGGTGGATGACCAGAACCCCGCCGAAGTCTTGCCGCAGTTTATCGAAACGGTTGCCGCAGCGGGCGTCACGCGCTTTATTATCCATGCCCGCAAGGCCTGGCTGCAAGGGCTGTCGCCCAAGGAAAACCGCGATATTCCGCCGCTTGACTACGATCTGGTGCTTGCCATGAAACAGCAGTTTCCCGCACTGCATATCTCTGTCAACGGCGGCATCGATACGCTGGAGCAGGCGCGCGCCTTTCTGGACGGCGGCCTGGATGGGGTGATGATCGGGCGGGCGGCCTATCACAACCCTGCGGCAATTCTGCTGCCGGCTGATCGGGTGATTTTCGACACAGGCACCGTCCGTCGCGCGACTGACGTGGTCCATGACATGTTGCCCTATATTGACGCGCATCTGCGCGGGGGCGGGCGCTTGCACCAGATCACGCGCCATATGCTGGGCCTGTTCGCGGGCCGCCCCGGTGCGCGCCACTGGCGGCGCATCCTCTCTGAAGGCGCCCACCGCGACGGGGCCGGACCCGAGGTTGTCCTGCGCGCGCTTGATGCCGTGACGCAGGCCGGGCTTGCCCCCGTCGCTGCCCCACGCCACAACAGCGCCAGCTAG
- a CDS encoding DUF1289 domain-containing protein, whose translation MSDDIWTRAEIDSPCIKVCVIHPATRLCTGCLRSIDEIGAWSQLTPEARKAVMDDLPARAPLLRQRRGGRAARIKNAL comes from the coding sequence ATGAGCGACGACATCTGGACACGCGCCGAAATCGACAGCCCGTGTATCAAGGTCTGCGTGATCCATCCCGCCACGCGGCTGTGCACCGGCTGCCTGCGCAGCATCGACGAAATCGGCGCGTGGTCACAGCTCACACCCGAGGCGCGCAAAGCCGTGATGGACGATCTGCCCGCGCGCGCGCCACTGCTGCGCCAACGCCGTGGTGGACGGGCAGCGCGTATCAAGAACGCCCTCTAA
- the ruvX gene encoding Holliday junction resolvase RuvX: MILADAAAFATSLKAQGALAGLDLGTVTIGVAVSDGMRAVASPLETIKRKKFTLDANRLLDIIAARDIQGIVLGLPRNMDGSEGPRAQATRAFARNLERLTPLPITFWDERLSTVAAERALLEADTSRRRRAEVIDSVAAAYILQGLLDRLAHIKAAS, from the coding sequence ATGATCCTTGCGGATGCCGCGGCGTTTGCCACCAGCCTCAAGGCACAGGGGGCGCTTGCGGGTCTGGATCTGGGCACGGTGACGATCGGCGTGGCCGTGTCGGACGGAATGCGCGCGGTCGCCAGCCCGCTGGAGACCATCAAGCGCAAGAAGTTCACCCTGGACGCCAACCGCTTGCTGGACATCATCGCCGCGCGTGACATCCAGGGCATCGTGCTTGGCTTGCCGCGCAATATGGACGGCTCCGAAGGGCCGCGCGCCCAGGCGACCCGCGCCTTTGCCCGCAACCTTGAACGGCTGACACCGCTGCCGATCACATTTTGGGATGAACGCCTCTCGACCGTCGCCGCCGAACGCGCCCTGCTCGAGGCAGATACTTCGCGCAGGCGGCGCGCAGAAGTGATCGACAGTGTTGCCGCCGCCTATATCCTGCAAGGCCTGCTTGACCGGCTGGCGCATATCAAGGCCGCCTCATGA
- the ccmI gene encoding c-type cytochrome biogenesis protein CcmI, with product MLFWIIIFVIALLSGLALIAPMWRPAEPGETGSEDVALYRAQLSEVERDLARGVLNADEAERTRTEIARRLLAADQAAGEEMGSGPLTLSRGASVAVLAVTIALAFGVYFSLGAFDSSGPYPDLSRAERIAAGNDMRANRMSQLDAEATYGTEGAILTQIPPDYLEMIDQLRAVVPENPEELQGWELLALHEARIGNYAAATRAQEQVLRLKGDAATLEDRIGLLDRMVAATNGFVSPEAEQVMLQVLDVDPGNVPARYYAGLLYAQTDRPDLAYRLWRGVLENSDPEGLYAGLANAQIAEVAFAAGEEFDPNSITPRGPRPAPLSGPSQDDIAAAAEMNDEDRAQMIAGMVAQLSERLANEGGTASEWARLITALTVLNETDRAQMILEEARTAFAGQEADLEVINAAAAQAGLGE from the coding sequence ATGCTGTTCTGGATCATCATCTTTGTCATTGCGCTGCTGTCTGGCCTTGCGCTGATTGCGCCGATGTGGCGGCCTGCCGAACCCGGGGAAACCGGGTCCGAGGATGTCGCGCTTTATCGTGCACAACTAAGCGAAGTCGAGCGCGACCTTGCCCGCGGTGTCTTGAACGCGGACGAGGCCGAGCGCACTCGCACCGAAATCGCGCGCCGTTTGCTGGCCGCGGATCAGGCAGCGGGCGAAGAGATGGGCAGCGGGCCTTTGACCCTGAGCCGCGGCGCGAGTGTGGCGGTGCTGGCGGTGACGATCGCCCTCGCCTTTGGGGTCTATTTCTCGCTTGGCGCATTTGACAGCTCTGGCCCCTACCCCGATTTGTCGCGCGCCGAACGGATCGCGGCCGGCAATGACATGCGCGCCAACCGCATGTCCCAGCTTGACGCCGAAGCCACCTATGGCACAGAAGGGGCGATTTTGACCCAAATCCCCCCCGACTACCTTGAGATGATCGACCAGTTGCGTGCCGTGGTCCCCGAAAACCCCGAAGAACTGCAAGGCTGGGAGTTGCTGGCGCTGCACGAGGCACGGATCGGCAACTATGCCGCCGCCACGCGCGCGCAGGAACAGGTGCTGCGCCTCAAGGGGGATGCGGCAACCCTGGAAGACCGGATCGGCCTGCTGGACCGGATGGTCGCGGCGACAAACGGTTTCGTCTCGCCCGAGGCCGAGCAAGTCATGCTGCAGGTGCTGGACGTTGATCCGGGCAACGTGCCTGCGCGTTACTATGCGGGCCTGCTCTATGCGCAGACCGACCGGCCCGATCTGGCCTACCGTCTGTGGCGCGGCGTTTTGGAAAACAGCGACCCCGAAGGGCTTTATGCAGGCCTTGCCAACGCGCAGATTGCCGAAGTGGCCTTTGCCGCGGGCGAAGAATTCGACCCCAACAGCATCACGCCGCGTGGCCCAAGGCCGGCACCGCTCAGCGGTCCATCCCAGGATGATATCGCTGCCGCCGCCGAAATGAACGATGAAGATCGCGCCCAGATGATCGCCGGTATGGTCGCCCAGCTTTCCGAACGCTTGGCAAACGAAGGCGGCACGGCAAGCGAATGGGCCCGCCTGATCACCGCTCTGACTGTGCTGAATGAAACCGACCGCGCGCAGATGATCCTCGAGGAGGCACGCACAGCCTTTGCCGGGCAAGAGGCCGATCTCGAGGTGATCAACGCTGCCGCCGCCCAGGCAGGCCTTGGCGAATGA
- a CDS encoding sarcosine oxidase subunit beta family protein → MKRYSAFAIAREAMRQHSGWTRAWRSPTPKAKYDVVIVGAGGHGLATAYYLGKNFGITNVAVIEKGWLGGGNTGRNTTIIRSNYLQDPSAAIYEKSRSLYETMSQDLNYNVMFSPRGVIMLAQTHHEVRGYQRTAHANALQGVTTEFISPKRVKELVPIMNIDGPRYPVLGGLWQARGGTARHDAVAWGYARACSDMGMDIIQQCEVTNVLTEGGKVTGVETSKGRILCDKLGGVVAGHSGALAQMAGFQLPIESVALQALVSEPIKPCMDVVVMANTVHGYMSQSDKGEMVIGGGTDGYNNYTQRGSFHHIEETVRALIETFPMISRLKMLRQWGGIVDVTGDRSPILSKTPVEGMFMNCGWGTGGFKAIPGSGWAMAELMAKGHSPLTEEFSMNRFRAGKFIDESVAAGVAH, encoded by the coding sequence ATGAAACGCTATTCTGCATTTGCGATCGCGCGCGAGGCAATGCGCCAGCACAGCGGTTGGACACGCGCCTGGCGGTCGCCGACCCCCAAGGCGAAATACGATGTGGTGATTGTCGGGGCGGGCGGGCATGGCCTTGCGACCGCCTATTATCTGGGCAAAAATTTCGGGATCACCAATGTGGCGGTGATCGAAAAGGGCTGGCTGGGCGGCGGCAACACGGGCCGCAATACGACGATCATCCGCAGCAATTACCTGCAAGACCCGTCCGCCGCGATTTATGAGAAATCGCGCTCCCTTTATGAAACCATGTCGCAAGACCTGAACTATAACGTCATGTTCAGCCCGCGCGGCGTGATCATGCTGGCGCAAACCCATCACGAAGTCCGCGGCTATCAGCGCACGGCCCATGCCAACGCCCTGCAAGGCGTCACGACCGAGTTCATCAGCCCCAAGCGGGTCAAGGAACTGGTGCCGATCATGAATATCGACGGGCCGCGCTATCCGGTGCTGGGCGGCTTGTGGCAGGCCCGTGGCGGCACGGCGCGCCACGATGCGGTTGCCTGGGGCTATGCGCGGGCCTGTTCGGACATGGGCATGGACATCATCCAGCAGTGCGAAGTCACCAATGTCCTGACCGAAGGCGGCAAGGTCACCGGTGTTGAAACCAGCAAGGGCAGGATCCTGTGTGACAAACTGGGCGGTGTCGTTGCAGGGCATTCCGGTGCCCTGGCGCAGATGGCGGGGTTCCAACTGCCCATCGAATCCGTGGCGCTGCAAGCGCTGGTGAGTGAGCCGATCAAACCCTGCATGGATGTGGTTGTCATGGCCAACACCGTGCACGGCTACATGTCGCAGTCCGACAAGGGCGAGATGGTGATCGGCGGCGGCACGGACGGCTATAACAACTACACCCAGCGCGGATCGTTTCACCATATCGAGGAAACCGTGCGTGCGCTGATCGAAACCTTCCCGATGATTTCACGGCTGAAAATGCTGCGTCAGTGGGGCGGGATCGTCGATGTGACGGGGGATCGCTCGCCGATCCTGTCGAAAACACCGGTTGAAGGGATGTTCATGAACTGCGGCTGGGGCACGGGCGGGTTCAAGGCAATCCCCGGCTCTGGCTGGGCGATGGCGGAACTGATGGCCAAAGGGCATTCCCCGCTGACCGAGGAGTTTTCCATGAACCGCTTTCGTGCGGGCAAATTCATTGATGAAAGCGTCGCGGCAGGGGTGGCGCATTGA
- a CDS encoding sarcosine oxidase subunit delta, with the protein MLTLQCPYCGVQADETELHAGGEAHLKRETVGSTDNDFEDYLFMRENPKGVHFERWRHVAGCGKWFHAARCTMTLEVFGTYPAQTLAPPKDITDKISAKRPGWTWRAFK; encoded by the coding sequence ATGCTGACCCTTCAATGCCCCTATTGTGGTGTGCAGGCCGATGAAACCGAACTTCACGCGGGCGGCGAAGCGCACCTGAAACGCGAAACCGTCGGATCAACGGACAATGACTTCGAGGACTACCTGTTCATGCGGGAAAACCCCAAGGGCGTGCATTTTGAACGCTGGCGGCACGTTGCGGGCTGCGGCAAGTGGTTCCACGCCGCGCGCTGCACCATGACGCTCGAGGTTTTTGGCACCTATCCGGCCCAGACCCTCGCACCACCCAAGGACATCACGGACAAGATCAGCGCCAAACGACCGGGCTGGACATGGAGGGCGTTCAAATGA